A single genomic interval of Vibrio gallicus harbors:
- the glnK gene encoding P-II family nitrogen regulator, producing MKLINAIIKPFKLDDVREALSDVGIEGMTVSEVKGFGRQKGHTELYRGAEYQVDFLPKVKLEIATQAENVDRVIEAVSKAAHTGKIGDGKIFVYDLSQAVRIRTGELDTEAL from the coding sequence ATGAAACTCATTAACGCAATAATTAAACCCTTCAAATTGGACGATGTGCGAGAAGCACTGTCTGATGTGGGCATCGAAGGAATGACAGTTTCTGAAGTAAAAGGCTTCGGTCGTCAAAAGGGTCACACAGAACTATATCGTGGTGCTGAATATCAAGTTGATTTTCTACCTAAGGTAAAGTTAGAGATTGCAACTCAAGCCGAGAATGTTGATCGAGTGATTGAAGCGGTATCCAAAGCAGCTCATACCGGAAAAATTGGTGACGGTAAGATTTTTGTTTATGACCTATCTCAAGCGGTACGCATCCGTACTGGTGAGCTAGATACCGAAGCCCTTTAA
- a CDS encoding YacL family protein, whose product MEFEFKRGFGEFSVRTSMGHEIIGRWLQEEVGRDLTKIEQVNALIAVAQQSFCEAHKLVGNEISLTIESGEVLVQENAMLFQSEHELEPDFELYDSESYAVCGLEDFEALIQQWLRFVTTGQ is encoded by the coding sequence ATGGAATTTGAGTTTAAGCGTGGATTTGGCGAGTTTAGCGTTCGAACCAGTATGGGGCATGAGATCATTGGTCGCTGGTTACAAGAAGAGGTTGGTCGTGATCTAACCAAAATTGAGCAAGTTAATGCTTTGATTGCTGTAGCCCAGCAAAGCTTCTGTGAGGCTCATAAATTAGTGGGTAATGAAATCTCCCTCACCATCGAATCTGGTGAGGTTCTTGTTCAAGAGAACGCAATGTTATTTCAGTCTGAACATGAACTTGAGCCTGATTTTGAGCTGTATGATAGTGAAAGCTATGCGGTGTGTGGGCTAGAAGATTTTGAGGCTCTTATTCAGCAATGGCTACGCTTTGTTACCACCGGTCAATAA